The Hymenobacter oligotrophus genome has a window encoding:
- a CDS encoding DUF4783 domain-containing protein, whose protein sequence is MKRLFFRVLTVLCLALAAPVVNAQGDTFGAVRSAIRNGSSRAISQYFGGTVELGFDGDKQSYSATQAEFVLKDFFAKNSPATFELVHQGASNEGIQYAIGKYAGKSGSYRVFIKMKPAQGSQQIDTIDFTHE, encoded by the coding sequence ATGAAACGATTGTTTTTCCGAGTTCTGACTGTGCTGTGCTTGGCTTTGGCCGCGCCCGTAGTCAACGCCCAGGGCGATACGTTCGGGGCGGTGCGCTCGGCCATTCGCAACGGCTCTTCGCGCGCCATATCCCAGTACTTTGGGGGTACGGTGGAGTTGGGCTTCGATGGCGACAAGCAGAGCTACAGTGCTACGCAAGCCGAGTTTGTGCTGAAGGACTTCTTCGCCAAAAACTCGCCCGCCACGTTTGAGTTAGTGCACCAAGGCGCCTCAAACGAAGGCATTCAATACGCAATCGGCAAATACGCCGGCAAAAGCGGCAGCTACCGGGTTTTCATCAAGATGAAACCGGCGCAGGGCAGTCAGCAGATCGACACCATCGATTTTACGCACGAATAG
- a CDS encoding class I SAM-dependent methyltransferase — translation MARSYAESAEWFSTWFDSPYYHLLYQHRNHDEARAFLDKLLVHLHPKPKQRLLDLACGKGRHAIYLNEQGYDVTGIDLSPQSIDHARQFENERLHFFVHDMRAPLPEGPFDFILNLFTSFGYFDEEAENVVALRNAADALQFGGKLVIDFMNTERTVRELVAHEQKEVEGTLFSIDRHLDRDFIVKDIRFTDARGREQHFQERVRALTIERFREYFYLAGLRLGEVLGDYDLNPYIEAESPRMIFILKK, via the coding sequence ATGGCGCGATCCTACGCCGAGTCGGCCGAGTGGTTTAGCACCTGGTTCGACTCGCCCTACTACCACCTGCTGTACCAGCACCGCAACCACGACGAGGCCCGCGCGTTTTTGGATAAGCTGCTGGTACACCTGCACCCCAAGCCCAAACAGCGCTTGCTCGATTTGGCCTGCGGCAAAGGCCGGCACGCGATATATCTCAACGAACAAGGCTACGACGTAACCGGCATCGACCTTTCGCCGCAGAGCATCGACCACGCCCGGCAGTTCGAAAACGAGCGGCTGCACTTCTTCGTGCACGACATGCGGGCGCCCTTGCCCGAAGGCCCCTTCGATTTCATCCTGAACCTGTTCACCAGCTTTGGGTATTTTGACGAGGAGGCCGAGAACGTGGTAGCCCTGCGCAACGCGGCCGATGCGCTGCAGTTCGGCGGCAAACTCGTTATCGATTTCATGAACACCGAGCGCACTGTGCGCGAGCTGGTGGCGCACGAGCAGAAGGAGGTTGAGGGCACGCTGTTCAGCATCGACCGCCACCTCGACCGTGATTTTATCGTTAAGGACATCCGGTTTACTGATGCTAGGGGCCGGGAGCAGCACTTTCAGGAGCGCGTGCGGGCCCTTACCATCGAGCGGTTTCGGGAGTACTTCTACCTCGCGGGCCTGCGCCTGGGCGAGGTGCTGGGCGACTACGACCTGAACCCTTACATCGAGGCCGAAAGCCCTCGCATGATCTTCATTCTTAAAAAGTAG
- a CDS encoding secondary thiamine-phosphate synthase enzyme YjbQ, producing the protein MISVQKRMRLPAVRRGFHLITDLITAELPELEQVRVGTLHVFIQHTSASLCINENADPTVRHDFEQFFNRTAPENAPYFRHTLEGPDDMPAHLKAALLGSSVSLPVTNGELALGTWQGVYLGEHRNDGGRRWLVLTLLGVA; encoded by the coding sequence ATGATCAGCGTTCAGAAGCGGATGCGCTTACCGGCCGTTCGGCGCGGTTTTCACCTCATCACCGATTTGATTACGGCCGAGTTGCCCGAACTGGAGCAGGTTCGGGTGGGCACGCTGCACGTGTTTATTCAGCACACCTCGGCCAGCCTCTGCATCAACGAAAACGCCGACCCCACCGTGCGTCACGATTTCGAGCAGTTCTTCAACCGCACGGCCCCCGAAAACGCCCCGTACTTCCGGCACACCCTCGAAGGCCCCGACGACATGCCCGCGCACCTGAAAGCCGCCCTGCTGGGCAGCAGCGTAAGCCTACCGGTAACCAACGGCGAGCTGGCCCTGGGCACTTGGCAAGGCGTGTACCTAGGCGAGCACCGCAACGACGGCGGCCGCCGCTGGCTGGTGCTCACGCTGTTGGGTGTGGCCTAG
- the nadC gene encoding carboxylating nicotinate-nucleotide diphosphorylase, which translates to MQNAPYLTPEALRLFIQSALAEDVGDGDHSSLAGVPAEARKQARLLVKDEGVLAGVALAQVIFGQVDAALTVQVQLPDGSRVKHGDVALTVEGPARSILTAERLVLNCMQRMSGIATHTAYLTSLLAGTKARLLDTRKTTPNFRICEKWAVLIGGGVNHRYGLFDMIILKDNHVDYAGGIRQAIEATHAYLKTLGRELPIVVETRTLEEVQQVLAVGGIERIMLDNMKPDTLREAVGLVGGRFPTEASGGITEHTIRAVAETGVDFISVGALTHSVKSLDLSLKAF; encoded by the coding sequence GTGCAAAACGCTCCTTACCTCACGCCCGAAGCCCTGCGCTTGTTTATTCAGTCGGCCCTGGCCGAAGATGTCGGCGACGGCGACCATTCCTCGCTGGCCGGGGTACCCGCAGAGGCCCGCAAGCAAGCGCGTTTGCTGGTAAAGGACGAGGGCGTACTGGCCGGCGTGGCGCTGGCCCAAGTAATCTTCGGGCAGGTAGACGCCGCCCTTACGGTACAGGTGCAGCTGCCCGATGGCTCCCGCGTGAAGCACGGCGACGTGGCCCTGACGGTGGAAGGCCCGGCGCGCAGCATCCTCACGGCCGAGCGACTGGTGCTCAACTGCATGCAGCGCATGAGTGGCATTGCTACCCACACGGCCTACCTCACGAGCTTGCTGGCTGGCACCAAAGCCCGCCTGCTCGATACCCGCAAAACCACGCCTAACTTCCGCATTTGCGAAAAGTGGGCCGTGCTGATCGGGGGCGGCGTAAACCACCGCTACGGCTTGTTCGACATGATTATCCTGAAGGACAACCACGTGGACTACGCCGGCGGCATCCGGCAGGCTATTGAGGCCACCCACGCCTACCTGAAAACCCTAGGTCGGGAGCTGCCCATTGTGGTGGAGACCCGCACGCTGGAGGAGGTGCAGCAGGTGCTGGCGGTGGGCGGCATCGAGCGCATCATGCTCGATAACATGAAGCCCGACACACTGCGCGAAGCCGTGGGGCTGGTGGGCGGACGTTTCCCTACCGAGGCCTCGGGCGGCATCACGGAGCACACCATCCGAGCCGTGGCCGAAACCGGCGTCGATTTTATTTCAGTCGGGGCGCTTACGCATTCCGTAAAAAGCCTGGACCTGAGCCTGAAAGCGTTTTGA
- the gpmI gene encoding 2,3-bisphosphoglycerate-independent phosphoglycerate mutase, with protein MNKPVLLVILDGWGLGTNPAVSAIAAANTPFVDSLFQRFPHSRLQASGEAVGLPEGQMGNSEVGHMNLGAGRVVYQDLVRINKAIRERKLGSMPALQQAFEYLRQHPDKNLHLMGLLSDGGVHSHIEHLKALCTLAHDEDVHRVFIHAFTDGRDTDPKSGVRYVNDLEEHLQHGASGKIASIVGRYYAMDRDNRWERVQVAYDLLVNGKGQRCNNLIGAMLDSYRAGVTDEFLKPLVKIGADDQPLATMQQGDVVICFNFRTDRGREITQALTQQDFHAFNMHRLNLHYLTMTNYDATFVGVQPIFDKDNLDQTLGEVLAAHGRTQIRIAETEKYPHVTFFFSGGREAEFAGEKRLLRASPKVATYDLQPEMSAYELRNALVPELRARTADFVVLNFANPDMVGHTGVFEAAVRACETVDECTRDVVTAAIESGYASIIIADHGNADMMINPDGTPNTAHTTNLVPCILADPDFLGTLADGKLGDIAPTVLQILGLPQPAEMTGESLLRPQAHA; from the coding sequence ATGAATAAACCGGTACTGTTGGTAATCCTTGATGGGTGGGGTTTAGGCACCAATCCGGCCGTGTCGGCTATTGCCGCGGCCAACACGCCCTTCGTGGATTCGCTTTTTCAGCGCTTCCCGCACAGCCGTTTGCAAGCCTCGGGCGAGGCAGTGGGCTTGCCCGAAGGACAGATGGGCAACTCCGAGGTAGGCCACATGAACCTAGGCGCCGGCCGTGTGGTGTACCAGGATCTGGTGCGCATCAACAAGGCCATTCGGGAGCGGAAGCTGGGCAGCATGCCGGCCCTGCAGCAGGCCTTTGAGTACCTGCGCCAGCACCCCGATAAAAACCTGCACCTGATGGGCCTGCTCTCCGATGGTGGCGTGCACTCCCACATCGAGCACCTGAAGGCTCTGTGCACCCTCGCCCACGACGAGGACGTGCACCGCGTGTTTATTCATGCCTTCACCGACGGGCGCGACACCGACCCCAAAAGCGGCGTGCGCTACGTAAACGACCTAGAGGAACACCTGCAGCACGGCGCCAGCGGCAAAATTGCCTCGATTGTGGGCCGCTACTACGCCATGGACCGCGACAACCGCTGGGAGCGGGTACAAGTAGCCTACGATTTGCTCGTGAACGGCAAAGGCCAGCGCTGCAACAACCTCATCGGGGCCATGCTCGACTCTTACCGGGCCGGCGTTACCGACGAGTTTCTGAAGCCGCTGGTGAAAATTGGGGCCGACGACCAGCCATTGGCCACCATGCAGCAGGGCGATGTGGTGATCTGCTTTAACTTCCGGACCGACCGCGGCCGCGAAATCACGCAGGCCCTCACGCAGCAGGATTTCCATGCCTTCAACATGCACCGGCTGAACCTGCACTACCTCACCATGACGAACTACGACGCCACGTTCGTAGGGGTACAGCCCATTTTCGACAAGGACAACCTCGATCAAACCCTAGGTGAAGTGTTGGCCGCCCACGGCCGCACCCAAATTCGGATTGCCGAAACCGAGAAGTACCCGCACGTTACGTTTTTCTTCTCGGGGGGCCGCGAGGCCGAGTTTGCCGGCGAAAAGCGCCTGCTGCGCGCTTCGCCCAAGGTAGCCACCTACGACCTGCAGCCCGAGATGAGCGCCTACGAGCTGCGCAACGCGCTGGTGCCGGAGCTACGCGCCCGCACCGCCGATTTTGTGGTGCTCAACTTCGCCAACCCCGACATGGTGGGCCACACCGGCGTGTTTGAAGCGGCCGTGCGCGCCTGCGAAACCGTGGATGAATGCACCCGCGACGTGGTAACGGCCGCCATCGAGAGCGGTTACGCCAGCATCATCATTGCCGACCACGGCAACGCCGACATGATGATTAACCCCGACGGCACGCCCAACACGGCCCACACCACCAACCTGGTGCCGTGCATCCTGGCCGATCCCGACTTCCTAGGCACCCTGGCCGATGGCAAGCTGGGCGACATTGCGCCTACCGTACTGCAGATACTGGGCCTGCCGCAGCCCGCCGAAATGACCGGCGAATCCCTGTTGCGCCCCCAAGCCCATGCGTAA